One stretch of Psilocybe cubensis strain MGC-MH-2018 chromosome 6, whole genome shotgun sequence DNA includes these proteins:
- a CDS encoding Anaphase-promoting complex subunit 2 has translation MATDALRSQVAAKWQESFHRLNSDAPGISGLMNFSEAWAISTQYLYPWDINNASLDGGGKPFGKDLNVARPAFSLVNHSRRLPALLENFLDDMRQNFYLIENEINQFMERYEADEDTAEIDPLITKLMEWYKSWAPPQELGSTFFSSYTLNFQTRLFSALPPSFAHGFKKLCARLLSPPDDDHAQWDPNIHAEVWKNFEILGLIDRYESIIASVGYEFIENHVLSKCTGEWGKPMLEELRVWMSEKVVPWMLHVYARGASNAEEARSMLQGVGSRFDFHINKTLCDLRTREIFDIIIDFPDSMGALQDLKDCLQRVDQRANLVRSLRKSNQKRLLHPGADTKLILQQYVATIKCLRIVDPPGVLLFKVADPIRRYLRERPDTIRSIVANLVGDDDGGDSLVDENEPIQPLQQPEFEDYTDPQWEPEPIDAGPEFRTNKPGDILSTLVSIYDSKDLFVKELQVLLAQRLLMITKDNSDRVERERKNVEILKIRFGEAALQVCEVMLRDMTDSKRIDGHVQSQKESVVHPTIISRHFWPSLESSDMVMPGQFKQLQEDYAHEFNVFKPDKTLKWLPHLGTVQLELELEDRTIEVDVPPLEAAFIELFADQAIWTLDELVKAVGAVDRSAAIKALSTWVDHGVLKEDPENTFRLLERAEEPSEAVVRERDLAALPVVEDTPAISVAQQQQADQMRVYWKFIEGMLTNLEKLPLDRIQSMLKFAPGYDRSIEQLGDFMEAARREGLVVVRDGIWKLNK, from the exons ATGGCCACTGACGCGCTCCGGTCCCAAGTCGCGGCGAAATGGCAAGAATCATTTCATAGGCTAAACTCTGATGCCCCAGGAATATCAGGATTAATGAATTTTAGCGAA GCATGGGCGATCTCAACACAATACCTATACCCTTGGGATATCAACAATGCCTCGCTTGATGGAGGGGGGAAACCGTTCG GAAAGGACTTAAATGTCGCTCGTCCAGCATTCAGCCTTGTCAATCATTCTCGGAGGCTGCCAGCTTTACTGGAGAATTTCCTAG ATGATATGCGCCAGAATTTCTATTTGATCGAGAACGAGATCAACCAATTCATGGAACGATATGAG GCTGACGAAGATACCGCAGAGATAGACCCGCTAATTACCAAACTCATGGAATGGTACAAATCTTGGGCACCACCTCAAGA gcttggatccacttttttCTCCTCATACACTCTCAACTTTCAAACCCGCCTGTTCTCTGCACTCCCTCCATCCTTTGCCCATGGCTTCAAAAAGCTTTGTGCTCGCCTCCTGTCTCCACCTGATGACGACCACGCACAATGGGACCCTAACATCCACGCCGAAGTGTGGAAAAACTTCGAAATCCTAGGCCTCATCGACCGGTATGAGAGCATCATCGCCAGCGTCGGATACGAGTTCATAGAGAACCACGTATTGAGTAAATGCACAGGTGAATGGGGGAAGCCGATGTTGGAGGAGCTGAGGGTGTGGATGTCGGAAAAGGTCGTTCCGTGGATGTTGCATGTGTACGCAAGAGGGGCATCCAATG CTGAGGAGGCCAGATCCATGCTCCAAGGCGTTGGGTCTCGGTTCGATTTCCATATCAACAAAACGCTTTGTGATCTAAG GACCAGAGAAATCTTTGACATTATCATCGACTTTCCAGATTCAATGGGCGCGTTACAAGATTTGAAG GACTGTCTGCAACGAGTTGATCAACGCGCCAACCTTGTACGAAGCCTACGAAAATC GAACCAAAAGCGCCTCCTTCACCCTGGGGCTGACACTAAACTCATCCTCCAACAATACGTCGCGACAATCAAGTGCCTTCGGATTGTGGATCCGCCTGGTGTATTGTTGTTCAAAGTGGCCGATCCTATCCGTCGCTACCTTCG GGAACGACCGGACACAATTCGAAGTATTGTAGCCAATCTAGTAGGCGATGATGACGGCGGCGACTCTCTGGTTGACGAGAACGAACCCATACAACCACTTCAACAGCCCGAGTTTGAAGATTACACTGATCCACAATGGGAGCCGGAACCTATTGATGCTGGCCCTG AATTCAGAACCAACAAACCCGGTGATATTCTTAGCACACTTGTTAGCATATACGACTCGAAGGATCTGTTCGTCAAGGAGCTGCAGGTACTTCTCGCGCAGAGGTTATTGATGATTACGAAAGATAATTCGGATCGGGTCGAGCGGGAG AGAAAAAATGTGGAGATTTTGAAGATCCGGTTTGGAGAGGCTGCTTTGCAGGTGTGCGAAGTTATGCTGAGGGATATGACGGATTCGAAGCGTATAGATGGCCATGTGCAATCGCAGAAAGAG TCTGTTGTGCACCCGACCATCATCTCGCGTCATTTCTGGCCCTCTCTTGAATCAAGTGATATGGTTATGCCTGGGCAGTTCAAACA ATTGCAAGAAGACTATGCGCATGAATTCAATGTGTTCAAACCTGACAAAACATTAAAGTGGTTACCACACCTTGGCACCGTTcagcttgaacttgagctaGAGGATCGGACGATCGAAGTGGATGTTCCTCCGCTCGAGGCGGCGTTCATAGAGCTCTTTGCTGATCAAG CAATTTGGACTTTGGACGAGCTCGTAAAAGCTGTTGGCGCTGTCGACCGAAGCGCAGCGATCAAGGCATTATCGACATGGGTCGACCACGGGGTGTTGAAGGAGGACCCTGAGAACACCTTCAGGCTGCTTGAGAGGGCTGAGGAACCCAGCGAAGCGGTTGTTCGGGAACGCGATTTAGCCGCATTGC CGGTTGTTGAAGACACACCTGCTATTTCTGTcgcacagcagcagcaagctGACCAAATGAGGGTCTATTGGAAG TTCATTGAGGGCATGCTTACGAACCTTGAAAAGTTGCCTCTAGATCGTATCCAATCAATGTTAAAGTTTGCGCCAGGGTATGACCGTTCGATCGAGCAGCTGGGTGACTTCATGGAGGCTGCTAGACGAGAAGGCCTAGTTGTCGTTCGTGATGGGATCTGGAAATTGAACAAATAA
- a CDS encoding putative phosphatase HAD1: MYSPPSKTFVADAVLFDMDGTLTDSIAAVEAAWAKVASEIGQDPEHVIAATHGKRAVDNLSQFKPHLAEEEMEREVERFENTILYYADAHHLHGPNSGSVTPPSDVSYASSAHDTPDLTPGPSAPASRRSSVSAFESRRPSFGSRLLNMLSQAARLRAHNEDVVVVDEDGSEKDNLIQPGYPAVEKKNALNATLEAWQMEAASVDRSIRILPGVRKMIDSLPEGRYAVATSGAKTYAYGCMKRVGIVPPPVTITADDKRLKAGKPAPDPFLLAAECLGYDPKRCVVFEDSPSGIKAGVASGATVVAVCTSHERSKIENCGAHYIIEDMESISCHVGDDDRLVFTITSSG; the protein is encoded by the exons ATGTATTCACCTCCTTCAAAAACCTTTGTTGCTGATGCCGTGCTTTTTGACATG GACGGTACTCTTACAGATTCCATTGCGGCAGTGGAAGCTGCCTGGGCGAAGGTGGCTTCCGAAATTGGGCAGGATCCCGAGCATGTTATCGCTGCCACTCATGGAAAGCGTGCCGTCGACAATCTCTCGCAGTTCAAGCCTCATCTAGCCGAAGAAGAGATGGAGAGAGAGGTCGAACGTTTCGAGAACACCATCCTTTATTATGCCGatgctcatcatcttcacgGCCCCAACTCTGGATCTGTCACTCCTCCTTCCGATGTTTCGTATGCTAGCTCTGCACACGATACCCCTGACCTTACACCTGGGCCATCTGCTCCTGCTTCTAGACGATCGTCTGTCTCTGCATTCGAGTCAAGGCGGCCTTCTTTTGGTAGTCGACTCCTCAATATGCTTAGCCAGGCTGCGAGATTGCGTGCGCATAATGAAGACGTTGTGGTCGTCGACGAGGATGGGTCCGAGAAAGACAACCTTATTCAACCTGGTTATCCTGCTGTTGAGAAGAAAAATGCCTTGAACGCCACCCTAGAGGCATGGCAGATGGAGGCCGCCAGCGTCGATCGCTCCATTCGTATTCTGCCCGGGGTCCGCAAGATGATAGATTCGCTTCCTGAAGGTCGCTATGCTGTTGCAACTTCAGGTGCTAAGACATATG CTTATGGGTGTATGAAGCGTGTTGGGATTGTGCCTCCTCCAGTAACTATCACCGCCGACGACAAACGTCTCAAGGCGGGAAAGCCTGCCCCAGACCCTTTCCTGCTGGCTGCCGAATGCCTAGGGTATGACCCGAAACGCTGTGTTGTTTTTGAGGATTCGCCTAGTGGCATCAAGGCTGGCGTCGCCAGTGGTGCGACAGTTGTTGCTGTGTGCACAAGTCATGAGCGTTCCAAAATTGAGAATTGCGGTGCCCATTATATCATTGAAGACATGGAGAGCATATCATGCCACGTTGGCGATGACGATCGTTTGGTTTTTACCATTACTAGTAGTGGTTGA